A single region of the Deltaproteobacteria bacterium genome encodes:
- a CDS encoding long-chain fatty acid--CoA ligase, giving the protein MQSTMQDRPLTITALFEHGARLYGDSEVVTAGERGVRRACFAEVAERAARLAGALRRLGIRPGDRVATFGWNTQEHLEAYLAVPSMGAVLHTLNIRLFPEQLAYVANHAEDRVVLVDASCVPLLAPVARELRTVEHFVVIGDGDAAPLGSKALRHAELLAAEAPHYDWPPLDERAAAAMCYTSGTTGNPKGVVYSHRSTVLHSLGVCSASVFGLTQHDRVLLIVPMFHANAWGLPYAGWLTGADLLMPGRFLQPEPLCRLIAEERATVSGAVPTIWNDIGRWAETNPIDLSSLRLVICGGSAVPRSLMERFERQHRVRIVQAWGMTETSPLAAIALPPKGCCPEEELDWRAKAGRVVAGVELRVVDEAGRVLPWDGKSAGEIEVRGAWVTGAYHRESADEKFHDGWLRTGDVGTVDAKGFIQITDRAKDVIKSGGEWISSVELENALMAHPDVLEAAVIGVPDARWDERPLACVVPKPGAAVIVDELRTFLAGRVARWWVPERWSVIEEVPKTSVGKFDKKALRVRYSRGELEVVTLTASSPSGT; this is encoded by the coding sequence ATGCAGAGCACGATGCAGGACCGCCCGCTGACGATCACGGCGCTCTTCGAGCACGGGGCCCGCCTCTACGGCGACAGCGAGGTGGTGACCGCGGGCGAGCGCGGCGTGCGCCGGGCCTGCTTCGCCGAGGTCGCCGAGCGGGCAGCACGGCTCGCGGGCGCGCTCCGGCGCCTCGGGATCCGACCCGGCGACCGCGTTGCCACCTTCGGCTGGAACACGCAGGAGCACCTGGAAGCCTATCTGGCGGTGCCCTCCATGGGCGCCGTCCTGCACACGCTCAACATCCGCCTCTTCCCCGAGCAGCTCGCCTACGTGGCCAACCACGCCGAGGACCGCGTGGTCCTCGTCGACGCCTCCTGCGTGCCGCTGCTGGCGCCTGTGGCGCGCGAGCTGCGCACGGTCGAGCACTTCGTCGTCATCGGCGACGGCGACGCTGCGCCCCTCGGCTCGAAGGCCCTCCGCCACGCCGAGCTGCTCGCCGCCGAGGCGCCGCACTACGACTGGCCCCCGCTCGACGAGCGGGCCGCTGCGGCCATGTGCTACACGAGCGGCACGACGGGGAACCCGAAGGGCGTCGTCTACAGCCACCGCTCCACCGTCCTGCACTCGCTCGGCGTCTGCTCCGCGTCGGTCTTCGGGCTCACGCAGCACGACCGTGTGCTCCTCATCGTGCCGATGTTCCACGCCAATGCCTGGGGACTGCCCTACGCCGGGTGGCTCACGGGGGCGGACCTGCTGATGCCCGGACGCTTTCTCCAGCCCGAGCCGCTCTGCCGCCTGATCGCCGAGGAGCGGGCCACCGTGTCGGGCGCCGTGCCCACCATCTGGAACGACATCGGGCGCTGGGCGGAGACGAACCCGATCGATCTCTCCTCGCTCCGCCTCGTCATCTGCGGCGGCTCCGCCGTCCCGCGCAGCCTGATGGAGCGCTTCGAGCGGCAGCATCGCGTCCGCATCGTGCAGGCGTGGGGGATGACCGAGACGAGCCCGCTCGCCGCCATTGCGCTCCCGCCGAAGGGCTGCTGCCCCGAGGAGGAGCTCGACTGGCGCGCCAAGGCCGGCCGGGTGGTGGCCGGGGTGGAGCTGCGCGTGGTGGACGAGGCCGGCCGCGTGCTGCCATGGGACGGCAAGTCGGCAGGCGAGATCGAGGTGCGCGGCGCCTGGGTCACGGGTGCCTACCACCGGGAGTCGGCCGACGAGAAGTTCCACGACGGCTGGCTGCGCACGGGCGACGTCGGCACGGTCGACGCGAAGGGCTTCATCCAGATCACCGACCGCGCCAAGGACGTCATCAAGTCGGGCGGCGAGTGGATCTCCTCCGTCGAGCTCGAGAACGCGCTCATGGCGCATCCCGACGTGCTCGAGGCCGCGGTCATCGGCGTGCCCGACGCGCGCTGGGACGAGCGCCCGCTCGCCTGCGTCGTGCCGAAGCCGGGCGCCGCGGTGATCGTCGACGAGCTGAGGACGTTCCTCGCGGGTCGCGTCGCCCGCTGGTGGGTGCCGGAGCGCTGGAGCGTCATCGAGGAAGTACCGAAGACGAGCGTCGGCAAGTTCGACAAGAAGGCGCTGCGGGTGCGCTACAGCCGCGGCGAGCTCGAAGTCGTGACCCTTACGGCATCGAGCCCTTCCGGCACGTGA
- a CDS encoding SDR family oxidoreductase has protein sequence MRLENKVAIITGAGQGIGEAYARRFAREGAKVVVADVNAEKGTAVARAIGGEAVFERVDVASGEDTRRLAAAVADRFGRIDVLLNNAAIFYGIENQNFSYAYLRKIFDVNYFGAWLMCRAVFPTMKQQGGGAVINQSSAAAWMHPDIPFEGDQLPSFHYSVTKAAINAMTHYMAGCVGKFGIRVNAIAPGPTMTEATKQLVPEGILELIVNMMMAIHRPLEPDDLTGTAVWLASDDARMVTGQCILVDGGMIMLG, from the coding sequence ATGCGGCTCGAGAACAAGGTGGCGATCATCACCGGGGCAGGGCAGGGCATCGGCGAGGCCTACGCCCGGCGTTTCGCGCGCGAGGGCGCCAAGGTGGTGGTCGCCGACGTCAATGCCGAGAAGGGCACCGCGGTGGCCCGCGCGATCGGCGGCGAGGCGGTCTTCGAGCGCGTCGACGTGGCGAGCGGGGAGGACACGCGGCGGCTGGCCGCTGCCGTTGCCGACCGCTTCGGCCGGATCGACGTCCTCCTGAACAACGCCGCGATCTTCTACGGCATCGAGAATCAGAACTTCTCCTACGCCTACCTCCGGAAGATCTTCGACGTGAACTACTTCGGCGCCTGGCTCATGTGCCGGGCGGTCTTCCCCACCATGAAGCAGCAGGGCGGCGGCGCGGTGATCAACCAGTCGTCGGCCGCCGCGTGGATGCACCCCGACATTCCGTTCGAGGGCGACCAGCTGCCGTCGTTCCATTACAGCGTGACCAAGGCCGCCATCAACGCGATGACGCACTACATGGCGGGCTGCGTCGGGAAGTTCGGCATCCGCGTGAACGCGATCGCGCCCGGGCCGACCATGACCGAAGCGACCAAGCAGCTCGTCCCCGAGGGCATCCTCGAGCTGATCGTCAACATGATGATGGCGATCCACCGGCCGCTCGAGCCCGATGACCTGACCGGCACCGCGGTGTGGCTCGCCTCGGACGACGCCAGGATGGTGACCGGGCAGTGCATCCTGGTCGACGGCGGGATGATCATGCTCGGGTAG
- a CDS encoding type II toxin-antitoxin system VapC family toxin codes for MIAPAPDLFDRAGVVFRALHGDGRGLRDRLGVVNDLLIALTASRIGATVVTANVDSAGSGAISRACRSRRRRPDGMPDGMTALRACWLATGALKARPTPATGGGTGQG; via the coding sequence GTGATCGCGCCGGCCCCCGATCTCTTCGACCGTGCCGGGGTCGTTTTCAGGGCCCTGCATGGCGACGGACGCGGGCTCCGGGACCGGCTGGGCGTGGTGAACGATCTGCTGATCGCGCTCACCGCGTCGCGCATCGGCGCCACGGTCGTCACTGCGAACGTCGATTCAGCCGGGTCCGGCGCCATCTCCCGGGCTTGTCGGTCGCGCCGCCGTCGCCCTGACGGCATGCCGGACGGCATGACGGCACTGCGCGCGTGCTGGCTCGCCACGGGCGCGTTGAAGGCTCGCCCGACGCCCGCTACCGGCGGCGGGACTGGTCAGGGCTGA